The region CCTGAATCGTCTTCTTGGGGAACTTCAGCTTCTTCAACCTGCGCCGAACCAGCTTCGATCCGACAACTTCGTGCTGGTAGAAGGTCACGTTTCCCTGCTCGTTGTAGGAGCGCGTCGCGGGCTTGCCACAGTCGTGCAGCAGCGCTGCCCAGCGCAGCACCAGGTCCGGCTCGCCGGGCGCCTCCTGGTCGATGGCCTGCCGCATGACCTGCAGGGAGTGCTGGTAGACGTCCTTGTGCTGGCGGTGCTCGTCCTGGGTCATCTTCATATCGGAAATCTCCGGGATGACCAGGTCGGCCAGCCCGGAATCGACCATGAGGTCGATGCCGCGGCTGGGATCTGCGCCGCCGATAAGCTTGTTGAGCTCCACGGTGATGCGCTCGACGGTAATCCGCTCGATTTCGTCGGCCATCTCGTTCAGCGCCTCACGCACCCGTGGCGCCACGTCGAAGCCGAGCTGGGAGGAAAAGCGGCAGGCGCGCAGCATACGCAGCGGATCGTCGCCGAAGCTGACCTCCGGCGCGCCCGGGGTGTCGAGCACTCCGGCCACGCAGTCCTCGAAGCCGCCCAGCGGATCGAGGAAGGTGCGGCTGCCGTCGCCGTGCAGCTCGACGGCGATTGCGTTACAGCGGAAATCGCGGCGTACCAGGTCTCCCTCGAGGGTGTCGCCGAAGGTGACTTCGGGGTTGCGGCTGACCTGGTCGTAGGTGTCCGCGCGGAAGGTCGTGATTTCTACCTGGCGGCCGTGCCGCTCCGCGGAGAGCGTACCGAACTCGATGCCGGTGTCCCAGACGACATCCGCCCATGCATCCAGAATCTCGCGAGTCGCCTCGGGGCGGGCATCAGTGGTGAAGTCCAGGTCCTCGCCCAAGCGCCCGAGCAGCGCGTCGCGGACGGACCCTCCAACGAGGTAGAGGTGGTAACCCGCCTCGGAGAACGCGGCGGCCAGCGAGTCGAGGATATCGGACTCCTTGCCGATGGCCTGGTCCGCGGCGGCGAGCATGGCCATCCTGCGGACCTTCGGATCAACCGCGTCGGCGCCACCCGTGGCACCCTGCGGCCCCACGCCTTCCGGCTGCCGGTCGCTTGCTGATGAAGGAGTCGATTGTGTCACGCTGGACACAATACCCGCTTATACCTATACAACCGGTAGTCTAAGGGGAATGAGCAACGTGGAACGCAAAGACAATTCGGGGGCACAGGGTCGCCGCCGCCGTCGGCGTCCGCGCAGAAGGGGAGGGGCATCCTCCGCAGCCAGCAATAAGATTGCGGCGAACAGCGAAAACACCAATTCGCAGGACACCTCGTCCTCCTCGCGAAACTCGAAGCAGGCGAAACCGAACAAACCAGGTAAACCGGTTAAGCAGTCCTCGAAATCCTCGGGGTCGAAATCATCCCGCTCGAGCTCGTCTCGCTCGAATGCGTCCCGTTCGGCAGGTTCACGTTCCGGGCGCCCGAACCGTCAGGGTGGCGCGGGCCGCTCAGGGCGCCGTCGTAACGCACAGACCCGCAAGCCGAACAATCGCCGCCAGTCGGGGGCGAGGTCGCAGGCGTCGGC is a window of Corynebacterium lactis RW2-5 DNA encoding:
- a CDS encoding CCA tRNA nucleotidyltransferase, translated to MLAAADQAIGKESDILDSLAAAFSEAGYHLYLVGGSVRDALLGRLGEDLDFTTDARPEATREILDAWADVVWDTGIEFGTLSAERHGRQVEITTFRADTYDQVSRNPEVTFGDTLEGDLVRRDFRCNAIAVELHGDGSRTFLDPLGGFEDCVAGVLDTPGAPEVSFGDDPLRMLRACRFSSQLGFDVAPRVREALNEMADEIERITVERITVELNKLIGGADPSRGIDLMVDSGLADLVIPEISDMKMTQDEHRQHKDVYQHSLQVMRQAIDQEAPGEPDLVLRWAALLHDCGKPATRSYNEQGNVTFYQHEVVGSKLVRRRLKKLKFPKKTIQEISQLVYLHMRFHGYGEGKWTDSAVRRYVTDAGDLLERLNKIVRADCTTRNRRKAARLARACDSLEERIVELAEKEDLARVRPDLDGNEIMEILDLQPGKQVGQAWNYLKELRLESGPMEREDAILALKKWWHEQEEKEQHDGA